In Chitinophagales bacterium, the sequence TTTAATTTGCCCAATAATTATAAGTTAAGAGAATCTTATAAAGAAAGAAATTTGTATTATAAGTTTTTTGCAGGGTATTTTTTTAATGAATTTATTTCTACCATAGATGAGAGAACAATAGCCTTTATAAAACGGCTTAAAGAAATTGTTTTAAATGAGGAAAATAGATTTATTGGAGATAAAAAGATTACATTAGAACAATTAGATGCTATCCAAAATGAAACTAAATACATAACTTTTGATTATCATGTAGCTCAATTTTACAAGGGAAATAAAGATAGAGGCGAAATGTCTGACATTTTAATATATTCTAAACAAAATTTTATATCCATAGAGTGTAAATATCTTTCTAATATGAGTTATAAAAAAGATATTGAAGAAGTACAAAGCAGAATTAAAATTGCAGAAAGTGAATTTAACTCTAAAGGCATACAAGTATTACTTATGAAAGAATCTAAATTTAAAAACAGTACTAATTCTAATAAAGAAAATAGTTTTGCCAAAAAAATTGAAAATCACAACCATGTAATTCCAACTATTATATTATTTTGGGAAGATTTATTAGCAATGACAACAGATACTGCTGTTAAAGAATATTTGATAAATCAGCTTAAAAGATAGCGAGTTAAAATAATGGAACTACTTTCCATTATTGGCATCCATGGCTTGTACTATACCTAAATGGATAAAATCTTTTATAGCTACAATGGCATCGTTAATATAGCTTGGAAGTGCCTCTTGCTCTTTATTAGTCCATCTTCCTAATACATAATCTATCTGCCTGCCTTTAGAAAAATTACTGCCTATTCCAAATCTTAATCGGCTATAATTTTGATTTCCCAGCACGGCTTCTATGTTTTTTAACCCATTATGCCCGCCTGCCGAGCCTTTGGGTTTTAAGCGTATTCTACCAAAATCTAAATCCTTATCATCTACTAAAACCAAAATATTTTCTATAGGAACATTAAGCTCTTGCATCCAATATTGAAGAGCTTTACCACTTAAATTCATGTAAGTAGTAGGCTTAATAATATGTACCAATTTATTCTTTAATCGGAAATCTGTATAAAAAGCAAGACGCTCCATTTGAAATGAAACGTCTTGTTCTTTAGCTATTTCATCGGCTATATTAAAACCAATGTTGTGTCTAGTATCTTCATATTCAGCACCTATGTTTCCCAGTGCTACTATTAAATACTTATTGCTCATTTGCTCTGTTGGCTTATTCTGCTGCTTCAGTAGATTCAGTAGCTTCGCCTTCAGCTCCTTCAGCATCTTCTTCGCCTTCTTCATCGTCTTTTAAGCCTGCACTTCTTAAAGTTCTTGGTACTATAACTTGTACTATTGGGTTAGAGCCCGGTGTTACCACTTCAAAAGATAAATCTTTTAACTCTTTTACTTTAATAGATTTACCTATACCTAAGTTAGTAATGTCAACTACTATTTCAGGAATAAATTCTTCCGGCTTAGCTTTAACGGTTAATTTACGTAAGTTTTGGCTAAGTACACCTCCGTTTTTTACACCTCTGGCTAATCCTGAGGTAGCAATAGGAATTTCTACTTTTACTTTTCTGCCTTTTACTAACTCTTGAAAATCAATGTGAAGGATTTTATCTGTAACAGGATGAAAATCAATATCTTTTAATACTGCTTCTCTTGTTTGCCCGTTTACAGTAACTTTTGCAATAACGAACTTATCCGTATATACAACATCTTTCAATTGGTTTAAAGTAGCTGCAAAATGTACATTGTCTTTGCCACCATACATTACGCATGGTACAAGACCTTCGTTTCTTAGGGCATTTGTTGCTTTTTTGCCCATGTCTGTTCTAGCTTGCGCTTCAAATTCAATTTTGTTCATAATTTTTTTTAAACTGATTGTGTTATAAATAGTGAATTAATAGATTTATGCTCGTGTGTATTTCTTATTGCCTTAGCAAATAAGCCCGACACAGTAAGCACTTTAATTTTATCGCTTTGTTGTTTTAGCGGAATCGTATCCGTAACAATCAACTCTGTTAATTTAGATTTTTCTATGCGTTCATACGCTGGTCCCGATAATACGGCATGGGTGCAAATAGCACGTACACTTTTAGCACCTTTTTCCATTATTAAATCTGCGGCTTTACAAATTGTGCCGGCAGTATCAATTAAATCGTCAACCAATATTACATTTTTGCCTTTAACATCTCCTATCAATATCATTTCTGCCACTTCATTTGCTTTTTTTCTATGTTTATCACATATTACAAAATCTGTTTCAAAATGATGAGAGTAAACTCTGGTTCTTTTAGTAGAGCCTACATCGGGAGAAGCAAAAAGTAAATTACTCATTTTTTGTTTCTCTAAATAAGGAATAAAAATAGCTGTAGAGTTAAGGTGATCCACCGGAATATCAAAAAATCCTTGTATTTGCCCTGCGTGCAAATCCATTGTCATTACTCTGTTTACTCCTGCTGCCACTAATAGGTTGGCTACCAATTTAGCACCTATGGCTACTCTTGGTCTGTCTTTTCTGTCTTGCCTTGCAAAACCGAAATAAGGAATTACAGCTGTTATATAATCGGCAGAAGCTCTTCTATTGGCATCTACAATCATTAGTAGCTCCATTAAATTTTGGGCAGGAGGCATAGTAGATTGAATTACAAAAACATAATTTCCTCTTACAGACTCATGTATAATAGGTTGAAACTCTCCATCGCTGAAGTATTGCATATCAAAATTAGCAAGCTTCTCTCCATAGAAATCGCTGATTTTTGCAGCCAAATCTTTAGATGCTCCACCTCCTAATAATTTTACTTCAACGTGATTCATTTTGGTAGTTGCCTTATTTGGGGTGCAAAGGTAGTTTTTTTTTGTGATTTAAGGTAATTTATTGCCTTAATTAATTAAAGTGACCTCGGAAGGATTCGAACCCTCAACCCTCAGAGCCGAAATCTGATATTCTATCCAGTTGAACTACGAGGCCATTTATTACATTGTATCCAAAAAATAATTTCACATACTTTTATAAAACCACCCCCTACCTTCGGCAGGTAAACTTTTCCCCTCCTTTCCAGGTGGGGGAACATTATGGAATGTGAAATTATTTTTCAGACTTTATATAATGCAAAGGTAAATAATTTATTGGCTTAAATTTCTAAACCAAATATAGTACTTTTGCAAATAATAAAATTTATACATCCACTATGCAGAAAAAAACGCCCAGCTATTCAAGAGCTTTTATGACAGAAATTGTGCTTCCTAACGATACTAACGCACTTAATAATCTTAGAGGTGGCAAAATTTTGCATTGGATGGATATTGCTTCTGCCATAGCCGCAGGAAAACACTCCCAAGCGGTGGTAGTTACAGTGTCTGTTGACCAAGTTTCTTTTGATAACCCTATAAAAATAGGCGATGTAGTAACTATTGAAGCAACGGTAACACGAGCTTTTAACTCTTCTATAGAAACTTATTTAGAAGTTTGGGCAGAAAACTTACCTTCGCAAAATAAATATAAATGTAATTCGGCATATTATACTTTTGTGGCTTTAGATAGTAATGGCAAACCTAAAAAAGTGGATGAACTGGTGCCTGAAACAGAAATTGAAAAACAAAGATATGAAGGAGCTTTAAAACGAAGAGAAATACGCTTAATGCTTGCAGGAAAAATAAAAGCAACCGAAGCTGACAGCCTAAAATCTTTGTTTGAACAAAATAAATAATTAATTTTAAAGCTATTGGGTTATGATTCAAATTTTTAAAAAAAATGGCAATGAACTTGTAGAAATACAAGAAATTCAAAAAGATTGTTGGGTAAATATATATCCACCTTTCACTAAGGAAAATTTGGAAGAAATAGCTGCTACTCACGATTTGCCTTTAGATTATCTTACCGACTCGCTTGACCGCGATGAGCAAAGCCGTTTTGAAAGCGAAGAAGAAGCCGATTTGGTGGTAGTAAATACGCCTATACTAAACAACGATTTAATTGAAAATGAAGCTTTATACTTAACTATTCCTATAGGAATAATAAGCAAAGAAGATTATATAATAACTATTTGTAGTTATGAAAACAGGGTAATAGATGACTTTTTAAACAATAACATAAAAGGTTTTAACCCTGCCGACCATGCCATGTTTACCCTGCTTTTGTTTAATAGAAATGTGTATTATTTTCAATATTACCTGCGTGAAATAAACAATAAACGCTATGCTTTTGAAAACGAAATTTATCGTTCTTCGCGTAGTAAAGATTTAAAACACCTACTTGACCTTCAAAAAAGCTTAATTTATTTTGTAACTAATTTAAGAAGTAACGACCTTATGATGAACAAAATAAGACGTACAAATTTTTTAAAAATACGTGAATTTGAAGAAAAAGACGATTTTTTAGAAGATGTAGTGGTAGATAGCGGACAGGCTATAGAAATGGCAGATATTTATACCAATATTTTAAATGGCACTATGGATTCATTTGCATCAATTATTTCTAATAATTTGGGAATAATAGTACAAAGGCTTACTGCGGTTACTATTGTGCTTATGATTCCTACCTTGGTAGCCAGTTTTTATGGTATGAATATTCGTTTGCCTTTTCAAGAAGGATATGAACACAGCTATATTCCCTTTTTTGTGGTAATGGGTATTTCTTTGTTTTTGTCTTTTTTATTAGGTTGGTTTTTTATGAAAAAAAGATGGTTTTAAAATGAAAATACTTAGATATACCATTATTGTTTTAACAGTACTTTTTGTTATTGTTTTTTCTGTTTTGATATTTAGACAAGACGAAACCATAAGCAGGCAAGAAGCAATAGAAAAATTAAATGTTCCTAATTCTCATTTTTATGATTGGAATGGTATAAATGTACATTATACTCAAGTAGGCGATACGGGAGATGTAGTTCTTTTAGTACATGGTTTAAGCGGTTCTACCGATAATTTTAAATTATTTACCAATAAACTTAAAGATTATTACAGAGTTTATTCCATTGATTTGCCTGCTTTTGGGCTTACAGAAGTTCCCAATATAGACGGGCTGAAAGAATATGATATAGATTTAATAGCATACCACCAACAGTTTATTTTAGATTTTTTAAAAGAAGCGGGTATAGATTCTTGCCATATTGTAGGCAATAGCTTAGGCGGTTTGGTTTCTTGGGAGGCAGTAGTGGCAGACCAAAGCAAATTTATGTCGCTAACATTATTAAACAGTGCCGGCTACGATTTAGATAAGGTAAAAAACCATGTGGCAGGTGGTTTAGATAATCCCATAGTTAAATGGATAGCCAAAAAAGGAACGC encodes:
- a CDS encoding aminoacyl-tRNA hydrolase, which codes for MSNKYLIVALGNIGAEYEDTRHNIGFNIADEIAKEQDVSFQMERLAFYTDFRLKNKLVHIIKPTTYMNLSGKALQYWMQELNVPIENILVLVDDKDLDFGRIRLKPKGSAGGHNGLKNIEAVLGNQNYSRLRFGIGSNFSKGRQIDYVLGRWTNKEQEALPSYINDAIVAIKDFIHLGIVQAMDANNGK
- a CDS encoding 50S ribosomal protein L25 — its product is MNKIEFEAQARTDMGKKATNALRNEGLVPCVMYGGKDNVHFAATLNQLKDVVYTDKFVIAKVTVNGQTREAVLKDIDFHPVTDKILHIDFQELVKGRKVKVEIPIATSGLARGVKNGGVLSQNLRKLTVKAKPEEFIPEIVVDITNLGIGKSIKVKELKDLSFEVVTPGSNPIVQVIVPRTLRSAGLKDDEEGEEDAEGAEGEATESTEAAE
- a CDS encoding ribose-phosphate pyrophosphokinase, producing the protein MNHVEVKLLGGGASKDLAAKISDFYGEKLANFDMQYFSDGEFQPIIHESVRGNYVFVIQSTMPPAQNLMELLMIVDANRRASADYITAVIPYFGFARQDRKDRPRVAIGAKLVANLLVAAGVNRVMTMDLHAGQIQGFFDIPVDHLNSTAIFIPYLEKQKMSNLLFASPDVGSTKRTRVYSHHFETDFVICDKHRKKANEVAEMILIGDVKGKNVILVDDLIDTAGTICKAADLIMEKGAKSVRAICTHAVLSGPAYERIEKSKLTELIVTDTIPLKQQSDKIKVLTVSGLFAKAIRNTHEHKSINSLFITQSV
- a CDS encoding acyl-CoA thioesterase gives rise to the protein MQKKTPSYSRAFMTEIVLPNDTNALNNLRGGKILHWMDIASAIAAGKHSQAVVVTVSVDQVSFDNPIKIGDVVTIEATVTRAFNSSIETYLEVWAENLPSQNKYKCNSAYYTFVALDSNGKPKKVDELVPETEIEKQRYEGALKRREIRLMLAGKIKATEADSLKSLFEQNK
- a CDS encoding magnesium transporter CorA family protein, which encodes MIQIFKKNGNELVEIQEIQKDCWVNIYPPFTKENLEEIAATHDLPLDYLTDSLDRDEQSRFESEEEADLVVVNTPILNNDLIENEALYLTIPIGIISKEDYIITICSYENRVIDDFLNNNIKGFNPADHAMFTLLLFNRNVYYFQYYLREINNKRYAFENEIYRSSRSKDLKHLLDLQKSLIYFVTNLRSNDLMMNKIRRTNFLKIREFEEKDDFLEDVVVDSGQAIEMADIYTNILNGTMDSFASIISNNLGIIVQRLTAVTIVLMIPTLVASFYGMNIRLPFQEGYEHSYIPFFVVMGISLFLSFLLGWFFMKKRWF
- a CDS encoding alpha/beta hydrolase, translated to MKILRYTIIVLTVLFVIVFSVLIFRQDETISRQEAIEKLNVPNSHFYDWNGINVHYTQVGDTGDVVLLVHGLSGSTDNFKLFTNKLKDYYRVYSIDLPAFGLTEVPNIDGLKEYDIDLIAYHQQFILDFLKEAGIDSCHIVGNSLGGLVSWEAVVADQSKFMSLTLLNSAGYDLDKVKNHVAGGLDNPIVKWIAKKGTPLFVSRKIIERTFYRDDLISDEGVQAAYYTNNKKGTLQWMSFLVGSNFTPDTADIATIHIPTLIVWGQQDELINVEHAFKFERDIVNSNLIIYDQTGHLPMIEQVDKLATDWMAFERDL